One region of Petrotoga sp. 9PW.55.5.1 genomic DNA includes:
- a CDS encoding PfkB family carbohydrate kinase: MANIDVIGGIFLDVYIIQKDNFHNSNILILPGGSGLNVAVGLSLLGHNVRLFGNIGNDLAGEIILQKLNLYKVNTNFIQKNKTNTSSFITFNEKPIAVDRQTNDLSIEFPKRRSDYLFITTEVNPNIINSNIYQNYKKVFFDIGPRPSIITMKFDNVLYIGNYSESKKFIYDCDIVKLGEKGARWGRIIVKSNGIKALYQTGMGDVFDTVIINELLENSSKEKSLEKSVNMAQRESNILGALNKIIDITNTLKD; this comes from the coding sequence ATGGCGAATATTGATGTAATAGGTGGAATCTTTTTAGATGTATACATCATTCAAAAAGATAATTTTCATAATTCAAATATCCTCATACTTCCAGGAGGATCAGGGTTAAATGTGGCGGTGGGTTTATCTCTATTGGGACATAATGTAAGACTTTTTGGAAACATTGGTAATGATTTGGCGGGTGAAATTATCCTGCAAAAGTTGAATTTATATAAAGTCAACACTAACTTTATACAAAAAAATAAAACAAATACTTCAAGCTTTATAACTTTCAACGAAAAACCTATAGCTGTTGACAGGCAAACAAACGATCTATCTATTGAATTCCCCAAAAGAAGAAGTGATTATTTATTCATTACAACAGAAGTAAATCCAAATATAATAAATAGCAATATTTACCAAAATTATAAAAAAGTTTTTTTTGATATAGGGCCAAGACCGAGTATAATTACTATGAAATTTGACAATGTTTTATATATAGGAAATTACTCTGAAAGTAAGAAATTCATATACGATTGTGATATTGTTAAATTAGGGGAAAAAGGAGCGCGATGGGGAAGAATAATAGTAAAATCAAATGGTATTAAAGCTTTGTACCAAACAGGTATGGGAGATGTTTTTGATACTGTAATAATAAATGAATTGTTAGAAAATAGTTCCAAAGAAAAAAGCCTTGAAAAATCGGTTAATATGGCTCAAAGGGAAAGTAACATTTTAGGAGCACTCAATAAAATTATCGACATAACCAATACTTTGAAAGATTAA
- a CDS encoding Rrf2 family transcriptional regulator, which yields MSLTIKSCYAIRGLYELGKRQEQSREENKKVFSIAQISESAGVPQEFLAKIFADLKKTGIIDSEKGKFGGFFLTKKPEEIKLSEVVKVLEVPLNSYDCISQGKCANQENCSVDFVWERIEKAIFRELEDISLKDVLEYGKRKEKLYQKS from the coding sequence ATGTCTTTAACTATAAAAAGCTGTTATGCTATTAGGGGTTTGTATGAGCTTGGTAAAAGGCAAGAACAATCAAGAGAAGAAAATAAAAAGGTATTTTCTATTGCTCAAATATCAGAGAGTGCAGGCGTTCCTCAGGAGTTTTTAGCAAAAATATTCGCAGATTTAAAAAAGACAGGTATTATTGATTCAGAAAAGGGAAAATTTGGAGGTTTTTTTCTTACAAAAAAACCAGAAGAAATAAAGCTTTCAGAAGTAGTTAAAGTATTAGAAGTGCCTTTAAATTCCTACGATTGTATTTCTCAGGGAAAGTGTGCTAATCAAGAGAATTGTTCGGTAGATTTCGTGTGGGAGAGAATTGAAAAAGCTATATTTAGGGAATTAGAAGATATTTCTTTGAAAGACGTTCTCGAATACGGGAAAAGAAAAGAAAAATTATATCAGAAAAGTTAA
- a CDS encoding 2-phosphosulfolactate phosphatase, whose amino-acid sequence MEIEEKIFEKSINVYLLPNENIKKHQIYVLIDLLRATSSICAMIHCGAKEVYITDSIDVARDLKIMGYLLAGERRALKIEGFDFGNSPVEFLNNCVSLRNKSLVLTTTNGTKAMKEANKVGNILALSMLNFSAVVNFLKRKNYQNIGLICSGSNGMVSLEDAYLSGLFVDEFIKQNEDYELNDGAKAALQISKYSLSVVKNSDHAKKLKELGLKEDLEFCFNKDLFDVVPYAKQDSNSFVNSSLEMF is encoded by the coding sequence ATTGAAATAGAAGAGAAAATTTTTGAAAAAAGTATAAATGTATATCTACTTCCGAATGAAAATATAAAGAAACATCAAATATACGTCCTGATAGATCTTTTAAGGGCTACTTCAAGCATATGTGCAATGATACATTGTGGAGCAAAAGAAGTTTATATAACTGATAGCATAGATGTTGCTAGAGATTTAAAAATCATGGGATATTTATTAGCCGGCGAAAGAAGGGCTTTGAAGATAGAAGGTTTTGATTTTGGGAATTCCCCTGTGGAATTTTTGAACAATTGTGTAAGTTTAAGAAACAAGTCTTTAGTTTTAACAACAACTAATGGAACAAAAGCAATGAAAGAAGCTAATAAAGTCGGGAATATCCTTGCTCTTTCCATGTTAAATTTTTCAGCGGTTGTTAACTTTTTGAAAAGAAAAAATTATCAAAATATAGGATTAATTTGTTCTGGAAGTAATGGAATGGTTTCTTTAGAAGATGCTTATTTAAGTGGTTTATTTGTTGATGAGTTTATAAAACAAAATGAAGATTACGAATTAAACGATGGTGCAAAAGCTGCTTTGCAAATATCAAAATACAGTTTAAGTGTTGTTAAAAATTCTGATCATGCTAAGAAGTTAAAAGAATTAGGTTTGAAAGAAGATCTTGAGTTTTGTTTTAATAAGGATTTGTTTGATGTGGTGCCATATGCAAAGCAAGATTCCAACAGTTTTGTAAATTCAAGTTTGGAAATGTTTTGA
- a CDS encoding histidine phosphatase family protein: MDIYLVRHGTTKWNKEGIWQGQRDVELDEEGVSQAQATSERFKNVEVDGIYSSVLKRAVRTAEIINQYHNLSIEKDPDLNECNIGTWDGKKLDEILLNYKEELEYWHKDIWAMVDGVEALGDVQRRAVNALKRIVKKHKMGDKIIVVAHGLAIRTIISWILNIPLNQHTSFRVDNTSVSHVVYEGNYKYILASLNETWHLEYYGLRTYLTPEEKEID; the protein is encoded by the coding sequence TTGGATATATACTTAGTTAGGCATGGAACAACAAAATGGAATAAAGAAGGTATTTGGCAAGGCCAACGAGATGTAGAACTTGATGAAGAAGGTGTAAGTCAAGCCCAAGCTACATCCGAAAGGTTTAAAAATGTTGAGGTAGACGGAATATATTCTTCTGTATTAAAACGAGCTGTAAGAACAGCTGAAATAATTAATCAATATCATAATCTGAGTATTGAAAAAGATCCTGATTTGAATGAGTGTAATATAGGAACATGGGATGGTAAAAAGTTGGATGAAATACTTTTGAATTATAAAGAAGAGTTGGAATATTGGCATAAAGATATCTGGGCAATGGTTGACGGTGTAGAAGCTTTGGGAGATGTTCAAAGAAGAGCCGTTAACGCTCTTAAAAGAATAGTGAAAAAACATAAGATGGGTGATAAGATTATTGTAGTTGCCCATGGGCTTGCAATAAGAACTATAATTTCATGGATACTCAATATCCCTCTAAATCAACATACCTCCTTTAGGGTAGATAACACATCTGTTTCACATGTTGTTTATGAAGGAAATTATAAATATATATTGGCTTCATTAAACGAAACTTGGCATTTAGAATATTATGGGCTAAGAACTTATTTAACCCCAGAAGAAAAGGAGATAGATTGA
- the guaA gene encoding glutamine-hydrolyzing GMP synthase, which produces MDKILVIDYGSQYTQLLAKRIRDLGVYSEVVQYDDEFSLENVKGIILSGGPDSVYSEEAPDISDVILNSKIPILGICYGMQLIAKKLGGEVGKTENAEYGKTKINVVERSLLFQNFEKEFIAWMSHKDVVTKVPKGFIVTSLTVNNIISSFEDKIRKIYAIQFHPEVRHTEFGIDILKNFAVDICDLKTSWTLINFVEKKIKEIKEKIRDKKAIIALSGGVDSSVAAVLTHKAIGDNLKAIFVNHGLLRLNEVKEVESTFRDYIGLNLTTINAEDRFLEKLEGVTDPETKRKIIGENFIRVFEEEARKEKDCEFLIQGTIYSDVIESAKSGKKTFKIKSHHNVGGLPEHIELNIVEPLKDLFKDEVRSVGEILGLPREILYRHPFPGPGLAIRIIGEITKDKLKILKKVDNIFIQTLKETGWYEKVWQAFAVLTPVKTVGVVGDQRSYGYTVSLRAVDSVEGMTADWSKIPFEVLDLASSRITNQVEEITRVVYDITSKPPATIEWE; this is translated from the coding sequence ATGGATAAAATTCTCGTAATAGATTATGGCTCTCAGTACACTCAGCTTCTTGCTAAAAGGATTAGAGATTTAGGAGTTTATTCTGAGGTAGTTCAATACGATGATGAATTTTCATTAGAAAATGTAAAAGGGATAATTTTATCAGGAGGTCCTGACAGTGTATACTCAGAAGAGGCCCCTGATATTTCTGATGTTATTTTAAATTCTAAAATACCTATTTTGGGTATATGTTATGGTATGCAACTTATCGCAAAAAAATTAGGTGGTGAAGTAGGCAAAACCGAAAATGCTGAGTATGGAAAGACTAAAATAAATGTAGTTGAGAGATCTTTATTATTTCAAAATTTTGAGAAAGAGTTCATCGCTTGGATGAGTCACAAAGATGTGGTTACTAAAGTTCCAAAAGGTTTTATTGTTACCTCTCTTACCGTGAATAATATAATTTCTTCTTTTGAAGATAAGATAAGAAAAATATACGCTATACAGTTTCATCCGGAAGTAAGGCATACAGAATTTGGGATAGATATTTTAAAGAACTTTGCTGTTGATATTTGCGATTTAAAAACCTCGTGGACTTTAATTAACTTTGTTGAAAAGAAAATAAAAGAGATTAAAGAAAAAATAAGAGATAAAAAAGCTATTATTGCATTATCTGGAGGTGTGGATTCTTCTGTTGCAGCTGTACTAACTCATAAGGCAATAGGTGATAATTTAAAAGCTATATTTGTAAATCATGGTCTTTTAAGATTGAACGAAGTTAAAGAAGTTGAAAGTACGTTTAGAGATTATATCGGATTAAATTTGACAACTATAAATGCAGAAGATAGATTCCTAGAAAAATTGGAAGGCGTTACTGATCCAGAAACAAAGAGAAAGATTATAGGGGAAAATTTTATAAGGGTTTTTGAAGAGGAAGCAAGAAAAGAGAAAGATTGTGAGTTTCTAATACAAGGAACTATATATTCGGATGTTATAGAAAGCGCTAAATCGGGTAAAAAAACTTTTAAGATAAAAAGTCACCATAATGTAGGAGGACTTCCTGAACATATAGAGTTAAATATAGTTGAACCTTTGAAAGATCTTTTCAAAGATGAGGTTAGAAGTGTTGGTGAGATTTTGGGTTTACCTAGAGAAATTTTGTACAGGCATCCTTTTCCAGGTCCGGGGTTAGCAATAAGGATAATTGGTGAGATTACTAAAGACAAATTGAAAATTTTGAAAAAGGTAGATAATATTTTTATTCAAACCTTGAAAGAAACAGGGTGGTACGAAAAAGTTTGGCAAGCCTTCGCGGTTTTGACACCTGTAAAAACAGTCGGAGTCGTTGGAGACCAAAGGAGTTATGGTTACACAGTTTCTTTGAGGGCAGTAGATAGTGTAGAAGGAATGACGGCTGATTGGTCTAAGATTCCTTTTGAAGTGTTGGATTTAGCTTCAAGTAGAATTACAAACCAGGTTGAAGAGATTACTAGAGTTGTGTATGATATAACTTCTAAACCGCCAGCTACAATAGAATGGGAATAA